One window of the Populus nigra chromosome 4, ddPopNigr1.1, whole genome shotgun sequence genome contains the following:
- the LOC133690495 gene encoding NAD(P)H-quinone oxidoreductase subunit M, chloroplastic-like produces the protein MAATSSYIAGAKFSMLGWLGGRRELRRRRVISVSAQQQAEVQGSQEVDAQEEKELEQEKVKQSTQPRPVEPQVNVKSKNMSREYGGQWLSSVTRHVRIYAAYIDPET, from the coding sequence ATGGCAGCAACTTCCTCTTACATAGCTGGTGCAAAGTTCTCTATGCTGGGTTGGCTTGGAGGCAGAAGAGAACTGAGAAGGAGACGCGTAATCTCTGTTTCAGCTCAGCAGCAAGCTGAAGTCCAAGGATCACAGGAAGTGGATgcacaagaagaaaaggagctAGAACAGGAGAAAGTGAAGCAATCAACGCAACCAAGACCAGTGGAACCACAAGTGAACgtgaagagcaagaacatgagCAGGGAATATGGAGGGCAGTGGCTCAGCAGCGTCACACGGCACGTGAGGATCTATGCTGCCTACATTGACCCAGAAACTTGA
- the LOC133692197 gene encoding uncharacterized protein LOC133692197, with amino-acid sequence MGSTKRTTLEVVPVVVQSEGFDFMDDERLDRRLKRRNIGTRRFKVNSNGKANSCKGISALKTSSEICCAQKGGHDSDVGDEDYRKYGEYHDGSVRGPFIDSDAHLDMKSSSSKKNNERYSGIKYTVSPMNAPISSSCILLDDDDDNYEVDEHYKKFLKDLDGGLYVDSDCDACVDIKSSSKRNVRSTDNGNAVDLVNRFVENSVGINGALGCGSADTSFVDDDTAPMPLPDGIASVGTVDVGLDGAWAGVNDIVDDGHLNNGIVGEDEGDDGNNKDDGFVGDGADTNEDPDYKMFLDNLRQDGKSCILEIPLTNEISITVRYDLQDGAYDGCNIEKPNTQKDCPKRKNKGITELLKNDSRIERMKTRSVTRKERAAASRKLRDVPARAMKISVVESKKKTKYMNPISCRTDGHAGKRPNSESLGPTNCKSKHEMKSDMTQRILRDVPARERKVSAVERNLNVETVDLTNEGASKRPSPEALSLTNFERKHKVKMTMVNHITENQRKSRAAPSRERKISAVESKVREEPSNLVSCRENIIARKRPSQQAIGMNNCKRKHMHLDMENCRMETQQNIKDIPAKERGNSAVERTFEKQSPNAVPHGADGHESKKPSPQAPSSTNCKNKREMNLDMVDHSYQSFLNSLKKNGRYAVFAPQSGKGVLFGEDEQGSSDSEVIVMDKDQFLDGNYTPFVSSKAYIVEDEGWMDNGVSSKFREELLKILEKPYDEREFEDLWQRISHRSHVNRDINLRSGCIRFETKAIGKSYLDHHADLEAKIRSAQGNQPEILNLMRGFFYWLMNASHAGSRALRPWLDSSCLKVRPQHKKEIDVL; translated from the exons ATGGGGTCTACCAAAAGAACAACGTTGGAAGTAGTTCCTGTTGTTGTTCAAAGTGAAGGGTTTGATTTTATGGATGATGAGAGGTTGGATCGGAGGTTGAAGAGAAGGAATATTGGCACTCGACGATTCAAGGTCAATTCTAATGGAAAAGCCAACAGCTGTAAAGGCATTTCAGCTCTGAAGACTAGCTCTGAAATTTGTTGTGCTCAGAAGGGTGGCCATGACAGCGATGTTGGTGATGAAGATTACAGGAAGTACGGTGAGTATCATGATGGTTCAGTTAGAGGGCCGTTTATTGATAGTGATGCTCATCTTGACATGAAGTCTTCTTCATCCAAGAAAAATAACGAAAGATACAGTGGTATTAAATATACCGTGTCTCCAATGAATGCACCCATCAGCAGCAGCTGTATTCtacttgatgatgatgatgataattatgAGGTTGATGAACATTACAAGAAGTTTTTAAAGGACTTAGATGGAGGGCTGTATGTTGATAGTGACTGTGATGCTTGTGTGGATATCAAGTCTTCATCCAAGAGAAATGTCAGGTCAACTGATAATGGTAATGCTGTTGACCTTGTTAATCGGTTTGTGGAGAATAGTGTTGGTATTAATGGGGCTTTGGGTTGTGGTAGTGCGGATACTagttttgttgatgatgataCTGCTCCTATGCCTCTGCCTGATGGCATTGCTAGTGTTGGGACAGTTGATGTTGGTCTAGACGGTGCTTGGGCTGGAGTTAATGATATCGTTGATGATGGGCATCTCAATAATGGAATTGTTGGTGAAGATGAAGGAGATGATggtaataataaagatgatggtTTTGTAGGTGATGGTGCCGACACTAATGAGGATCCTGACTATAAGATGTTCTTGGATAATCTTAGACAGGATGGGAAATCATGCATTCTTGAGATTCCACTGACTAATGAGATATCAATAACTGTTAGGTATGACTTACAAGATGGCGCATATGATGGGTGTAACATAGAGAAACCAAACACTCAGAAGGACTGTCCAAAGAGAAAGAACAAAGGAATCACGGAATTGTTGAAGAATGATTCGAGAATTGAGAGAATGAAAACGAGGAGTGTTACGAGGAAAGAGAGAGCGGCAGCTTCGAGAAAATTGAGGGATGTTCCAGCAAGAGCAATGAAGATTTCAGTGGTTGAAagcaagaagaaaacaaaatatatgaatCCTATTTCTTGTAGAACAGATGGACATGCTGGCAAAAGGCCTAATTCAGAATCTCTTGGTCCAACTAATTGCAAGAGCAAACATGAAATGAAATCGGATATGACCCAGAGAATACTGAGGGATGTCCCAGCCCGAGAAAGAAAGGTTTCAGCTGTTGAAAGGAATTTGAACGTGGAAACTGTGGATCTTACAAATGAAGGCGCAAGTAAAAGGCCTAGTCCAGAAGCTCTTAGTTTGACTAATTTCGAGCGCAAACACAAGGTGAAAATGACAATGGTGAATCATATAACAGAGAATCAAAGAAAATCCAGGGCTGCTCCATCCAGAGAGAGAAAGATTTCAGCAGTTGAAAGTAAGGTGAGAGAGGAACCTTCGAATCTTGTTTCTTGCAGAGAAAATATAATTGCAAGGAAAAGACCTAGTCAACAAGCTATTGGTATGAATAATTGCAAGCGCAAACACATGCATCTGGATATGGAGAATTGTAGGATGGAAACTCAACAAAATATAAAGGATATTCCAGCCAAAGAAAGGGGAAATTCGGCAGTTGAAAGGACGTTTGAAAAGCAGTCCCCGAATGCAGTCCCACATGGAGCTGATGGGCATGAAAGTAAAAAGCCTAGTCCACAAGCCCCTAGCTCCacaaattgcaaaaacaaacgTGAGATGAATCTGGATATGGTGGATCATAGCTACCAAAGTTTTTTgaattcacttaaaaaaaatggtagatATGCAGTATTTGCTCCTCAAAGTGGAAAAGGAGTTTTGTTTGGAGAGGATGAACAGGGTTCCTCTGATTCTGAGGTGATTGTCATGGACAAGGATCAATTTCTTGATGGAAATTATACTCCATTTGTGAGTTCAAAAGCATACATTGTAGAG GATGAAGGTTGGATGGACAACGGAGTTTCCAGTAAATTTAGAGAGGAACTTTTGAAAATCCTTGAAAAGCCTTATGATGAAAGGGAGTTTGAAGACCTGTGGCAAAGAATATCTCACCGAAGTCATGTGAACCGTGATATAAACTTGCGGAGTGGGTGTATAAGATTTGAAACAAAAGCTATTGGAAAATCTTATCTTGACCATCATGCAG ATCTTGAAGCAAAGATCCGATCAGCTCAGGGTAATCAGCCAGAAATTTTGAATCTCATGCGTGGTTTTTTCTATTGGTTGATG AATGCATCGCATGCTGGATCTCGAGCACTTCGACCTTGGCTGGACTCTTCATGTTTGAAAGTGCGGCCACAACACAAGAAGGAGATAGATGTCTTATGA
- the LOC133692199 gene encoding NAD(P)H-quinone oxidoreductase subunit M, chloroplastic-like, with the protein MDKLTLILDPTDEFVWTAESCHRVYSYFQELVDHYEGALLTEYTLRLIGSDIEHYIRKLLYDGEIKYNMNARVLNFSMGKPRILFNNDGQLEDVQS; encoded by the exons ATGGATAAGCTCACCCTTATCCTTGATCCTACAGATGAGTTCGTTTGGACAGCAGAGAGTTGCCATAGGGTTTACTCCTACTTCCAGGAGCTTGTGGATCACTACGAG GGTGCCCTGTTGACAGAATACACACTGCGACTGATTGGTTCGGATATAGAGCACTACATAAGGAAGCTGCTGTATGATGGAGAAATCAAATACAACATGAATGCAAGGGTCCTGAATTTCAGCATGGGGAAACCACGCATTCTATTTAACAACGATGGCCAGCTGGAAGATGTACAATCATAA
- the LOC133691159 gene encoding bifunctional riboflavin kinase/FMN phosphatase-like, whose translation MSIAKPLKKLVSAVILDLDGTLLHTDGIVSDVLKVFVVKYGKQWDGRETQKIVGKTPLEAAAAVVEDYELPCSTDDFLTQITPSLYDQWCSIKVLPGANRLIKHLSSHNVPMALASNSPRANIESKISYHQGWKGSFSVIIAGDEVRTGKPSPEIFLEAAKRLNVKPSSCLVIEDSLPGVTGGKAAGMEVVAVPSIPKSHLYTEADEVINSLLDLQPELWGLPPFEDWMEGTLPIEPWHIGGPVVKGFGRGSKVLGIPTANLSTKGYSALLSEHPSGVYFGWAGLSSQGLYKMVMSIGWNPYFNNTEKTIEPWLLHEFDGDFYGEELRLVVVGYIRPEANFSSLESLIAKIHEDRRIAERALDIPAYSKYRDDPYLKGSSL comes from the exons atgTCGATTGCAAAGCCTTTGAAGAAGTTAGTATCTGCTGTTATTCTTGATTTGGATGGTACCCTTCTTCATACAG ATGGCATCGTGAGCGATGTTTTGAAAGTTTTCGTGGTCAAGTATGGAAAACAATGGGATGGGAGGGAAACTCAAAAAATAGTGGGAAAGACACCTTTGGAAGCTGCTGCTGCCGTGGTGGAAGATTACGAGCTTCCTTGTTCAACTGATGATTTTCTGACTCAAATCACCCCATCGCTCTATGATCAGT GGTGCAGCATTAAGGTTCTTCCTGGTGCCAATCGGTTAATAAAACATTTGAGTAGTCATAATGTGCCTATGGCATTGGCTTCAAACTCTCCAAGGGCAAATATAGAATCCAAAATTTCTTACCATCAGG GCTGGAAGGGATCCTTTTCTGTCATCATTGCTGGTGATGAAGTGAGAACAGGAAAGCCATCTCCTGAAAT ATTTTTGGAAGCTGCTAAAAGGCTAAATGTCAAACCATCCAGCTGCCTTGTGATTGAAGATTCTTT GCCAGGTGTTACTGGTGGTAAGGCTGCTGGCATGGAAGTAGTTGCTGTACCATCCATTCCAAAATCTCATCTTTATACAGAAGCAGACGAAGTTATCAATTCTCTGCTTGATTTACAACCTGAATTGTGGGGCCTCCCTCCGTTTGAAGATT GGATGGAGGGTACTTTGCCTATCGAACCTTGGCATATTGGTGGTCCTGTGGTCAAGGGATTTGGTCGTGGCTCAAAGGTTCTTGGAATCCCAACTG CTAATTTATCTACCAAAGGTTATTCAGCACTTCTTTCAGAACATCCATCAGGTGTTTATTTTGGTTGGGCTGGATTATCATCGCAAGGTCTTTACAAAATGGTCATGAGTATTGGTTGGAACCCATATTTTAACAACACCGAAAAGACTATA GAACCTTGGTTGCTTCATGAATTTGATGGGGATTTTTATGGTGAGGAATTGCGCCTTGTGGTAGTTGGCTATATTCGACCAGAG GCCAATTTTTCATCGCTTGAGAGCTTGATAGCAAAGATTCATGAGGATAGAAGAATTGCAGAGAGAGCTCTAGACATTCCAGCGTACTCGAAATATAGGGATGACCCGTATTTGAAAGGCTCTTCCCTGTAA
- the LOC133690580 gene encoding probable calcium-binding protein CML44 produces MCPLKTNDLHRIFHELDKNGDGLLSTVELNWLLESIGVHFSLEELESSVGKSCLSFDEFSLFYDSITKQSDDPSNEAVLADDEEGRNKEECDLFEAFKVFDSNGDGFISCEELQSLLSKLGLWDEKTGKDCRSMLCRYDTNLDGVVDFEEFKKMMLRTSL; encoded by the coding sequence ATGTGTCCTCTTAAAACAAATGACCTGCACCGGATTTTCCATGAACTTGACAAAAATGGTGATGGTCTTTTGAGTACAGTGGAGCTCAATTGGCTTCTCGAGAGCATCGGAGTCCATTTTAGCCTAGAGGAGCTTGAGTCTTCGGTGGGGAAGTCATGCCTCAGCTTTGACGAGTTCTCGTTATTTTACGACTCCATAACAAAGCAGAGCGATGATCCCAGCAACGAAGCAGTGCTAGCAGACGATGAGGAAGGCCGCAACAAGGAGGAATGTGACCTTTTTGAGGCATTTAAGGTGTTTGATTCTAATGGAGACGGATTCATTTCTTGCGAGGAGCTTCAAAGTTTGTTGTCAAAACTTGGATTGTGGGATGAGAAGACTGGTAAGGATTGTAGGAGTATGCTTTGCCGGTATGATACGAACCTGGATGGGgttgttgattttgaagaattcaagaaaatgaTGCTGCGTACCAGTTTGTAA
- the LOC133692331 gene encoding UDP-sugar pyrophosphorylase: protein MEAAVATESLSKLNINGDFASSLPNLHKNLHLLSPQQVELAKMLVEKGQSHLFEHWPEPGVDDEEKKAFFDQVTRLNSSYPGGLASYIKTARELLADSRAGKNPFDGFTPSVPTGENLSYGDENFIKYEEAGVKEAQNAAFVLVAGGLGERLGYNGIKAALPFETITGTCFLQCYIESVLALQEASYRMTQGGQKKEVPFVIMTSDDTHARTVELLESNSYFGMKPTQVKLLKQEKVACLEDNDARLALDPQNKFRVQTKPHGHGDVHSLLYSSGLLYEWHDAGLRWVLFFQDTNGLLFKAIPASIGVSATKGYHVNSLAVPRKAKEAIGGITKLTHIDGRSMVINVEYNQLDPLLRATGFPDGDVNCETGYSPFPGNINQLILELDPYIEELKKTGGAIKEFVNPKYKDASKTSFKSSTRLECMMQDYPKTLPPSARVGFTVMDTWLAYAPVKNNPEDAAKVPKGNPYHSATSGEMAIYRANSLILRKVGVQVDNPVNEVFNGQEVEVWPRIVWKPTWGLTFAEIRSKVSGSCSITQRSTMAIKGRNIFVKDLSLDGALVIDSIDEAEVKAGGSVQNKGWLLEKVDYKETSVPEAIRIRGFRFKKIEQLEKQFSEPGKFELKA from the exons ATGGAAGCAGCTGTAGCGACGGAATCTCTCTCGAAGCTTAATATCAATGGCGATTTTGCTTCCTCTCTTCCCAATCTCCACAAAAACCTTCACCTCCTCTCCCCTCAACAG GTTGAGTTGGCGAAGATGTTAGTGGAGAAAGGACAGTCTCATTTGTTTGAGCATTGGCCAGAGCCCGGTGTTGATGATGAAGAGAAGAAAGCGTTTTTTGATcag GTGACTCGGCTCAATTCTAGCTATCCTGGAGGCTTGGCATCGTATATTAAGACTGCTAGAGAACTTTTAGCAGATTCTAGAGCAGGAAAGAACCCTTTTGATGGCTTTACACCTTCA GTTCCTACCGGTGAAAATCTGAGTTATGGTGATGAAAACTTTATCAAATATGAAGAGGCAGGCGTAAAAGAAGCCCAGAATGCTGCATTTGTTCTTGTTGCTGGTGGGCTTGGTGAGCGTCTTGGATATAATGGAATAAAG GCGGCTCTTCCATTTGAGACCATAACAGGAACATGCTTCTTACAGTGCTATATTGAATCTGTTCTGGCTCTTCAGGAAGCTAGCTATAGAATGACACAGG GTGGACAGAAAAAAGAGGTTCCTTTTGTTATCATGACATCAGATGATACACATGCACGCACAGTGGAGCTTTTAGAATCAAATTCTTATTTTGGAATGAAACCTACTCAAGTAAAACTTCTCAAGCAG gAAAAAGTTGCATGCTTAGAGGATAATGATGCCAGACTTGCTTTGGATCCGCAAAACAAATTTCGAGTTCAG ACAAAACCTCATGGGCATGGTGATGTTCACTCACTTCTCTACTCAAGTGGCCTTCTTTATGAATG GCATGATGCTGGTTTGAGATGGGTTCTATTTTTCCAAGATACAAATGGACTTCTATTCAAG GCAATTCCAGCTTCAATTGGTGTCAGTGCCACTAAGGGATACCATGTTAACTCTCTTGCTGTCCCTCGCAAAGCTAAAGAAGCTATAGGAGGCATTACCAAGCTTACTCATATTGATG GAAGGTCCATGGTGATTAATGTGGAATACAATCAACTTGATCCTCTGCTTAGAGCAACTGGGTTTCCTGATGGAGATGTCAATTGCGAGACAGGCTATTCTCCTTTCCCAGGAAATATAAACCAA TTGATTCTGGAGCTTGATCCTTATATTGAGGAGCTCAAAAAAACAGGAGGTGCAATAAAGGAGTTTGTTAACCCAAA ATACAAAGATGCCAGCAAAACTTCATTTAAATCTTCAACTAGACTGGAATGCATGATGCAAGATTATCCAAAAACACTGCCTCCATCAGCAAGAGTTGGATTTACG GTGATGGATACATGGCTTGCTTATGCACCTGTGAAGAACAACCCTGAGGATGCtgccaag GTACCAAAGGGGAATCCATATCACAGTGCAACTTCTGGAGAAATGGCCATTTATCGTGCAAACAGCCTCATACTTAGAAAG GTTGGTGTCCAAGTGGATAATCCAGTTAATGAGGTCTTCAATGGACAAGAGGTGGAAGTGTGGCCTCGCATTGTATGGAAGCCAACATGGGGATTGACATTTGCGGAAATCAGAAGTAAAGTTAGTGGAAGTTGCTCCATCACTCAAAGATCTACCATGGCTATTAAGGGTCGGAATATCTTTGTCAAAGATCTCTCCTTGGATGGGGCACTTGTGATTGACTCTATTGATGAAGCAGAG GTCAAAGCTGGAGGTTCAGTGCAGAACAAGGGCTGGCTCCTGGAAAAAGTTGACTACAAAGAGACTTCAGTACCTGAGGCAATACGGATCAGGGGCTTCAGATTCAAAAAGATTGAGCAGCTGGAAAAGCAATTCAGTGAGCCTGGAAAGTTCGAATTGAAGGCTTGA